CGTCAAAGCTCGCCTTCGTCGCCGGGCCGGAGGCCAGCCCGATGAGTGATTCCGCCGTCCACTTCGCGGGATTGAGTTTTCCTTTAAAAGGGGAGTTGGCCACGCCGTCCGGCACGCTTTCCTTGTTTTCCAGGTCTGCCCGTTCCTGCAGGTCTATGGTGGTGGCGTCCAGCGCGTGTTCGATGGTGGCGTTGTTTATGTCCCCGCCGATTGCGTAGGCGGACTCGATCTGCGAGGCGAACGATTTGTAAGCGGAGGAGAGAGCGCGTGAGATTGTCATGTTAAGCTCCTGTCTGTTCCAGTGTTTCGATTTCCACCGACACTGCCGCGCCGAGAAACAGCGGCGAGTCGGCGATGATTTCAAACTCGGCAACCCTGATGGGGGCCGTCAAAGTCATTCCCAAAGTTTGGTTGTGCAGCGCGCCGCGGAAAGCGTCCAGCAGGTCCGCCATGCTTTCAGCGCGTTTCACTCCCCGGTCCGCGTCGGCGGTGAGGAGGAAAAACACAAACCGCATCCGGCGGGTGTCCGTGATCTGGTCCACATACTCCATGCTGTCCTGGTGCAGGCCGCCGAGGATCGCTGGGGCAAGCGCTGGCGGCTCTTTGCCGCTTTCCAGCTTCGCCAGTTCGCCGCCGTATGCGCGGATGGTCTTCACCCCGGCGGTGGTCTTCAACGGTTCCAGCGCCGCGATGATCGTTTGCAGAATGGCTTTTGCGCTCACGCCAGCGCCCCTCTCACATAGTCGCCCATAATTTTATTTATCACCGCGATGTCCTCATCGAGCACCACCAGGTATGGCCGCGCCGGGATTTTGGATTTATGCCCGCGTCCCGCGTCCCCGCCGAATTGGTGGATCGCCGAATACGGCAATGACGAGCCGATGTCCACCTTCCGCGATCCGGCCTTCACCGTCATGGACCGGCGCAACATCCCGCTCATCATCAGCATTTTTGTTTTTTTCTTCTTCGCCTTGTACGCGGCCGTGGATTCGGCCAGCGCCGGCCACTTGTTCGGGCGGCCCTCGCTTCCAAAGGTTTTCAGGGTGGCGCCGAGCTCGAACGCGCCGATGGCGCGCATGGCCGGAGTGAGGTCGCGCAGCTTCCCCGATGCGGCGGCAAGTTTGCCCGGCGCGTCCCCTGATATTTTTATCACCAGCATTTTTAAAATCCGTCCAAAGCGTCGCCGCCGGTGTTTCTCCGGCCGGGGATTATCACAGGGTTGGACGGGGCGGCGGTGTACACTTTCATCTCCACCCCGTCCAGCTTTAAAATCCCGGATGCGATCAGTTTCAGTTTGCCCAGCGCGTCGTCCCACGCCGCCTGCCAGTTTGCAAAGTCCAGCCCCTTGCGCTGGACAAGTTTCCCCACCGCCAGCGTGGCGGAGATGTCCCGCACGCTGGACGGGACGGGTGAAAGCGGGACGGCGTAAAATGCGCGGACATACGCGTCTATCGCCGCGTCGGCGGCAACAATCGCGGCGGTGATGATCGAATCGTCCACCGTCCCCGCGTCGTTGGCCGCAAGCGTGGAAAGCCACGTTGTGTCCAGTTTCGCTTTTACGTCCGTCACCGCGCAGTACATCGGCTATTTCCCCCCGCGTTTGAAAAAGCCGCCTTTGCCCTTTGCGGGAGCTTCGGCGGGCGCGGGACCATCACCGGAAATAACGCCCCCATCCAGCGGCGACGCGGATGGGGGCCCGGAGGCGGAGACAGCTTCGGACGAGGACGAAGCGTCTCCAGCGGAAACGATCGGCGATCCATCCGCGTCGCAGGGTGTGATGGCCACGCCCTGCTCGCGGAATTTCGCCAGGGTCACGTCCCGGTACAGGGCAGCCGGGTAAACGCAGTCCACCGGCTGCGGCGCGCCGTGGCGGGCGCCATAGCCAAGTGGGTATGAAAACTTTAAAAATCCGCTCATGGCGTTATGCGTCTCCTATCAGGCGCGGGCCTTGGCGATCAGGTGCGGCAGGCCGTAGCCCACATTGCCCCGATAGTCCACGCCGTATAGGTATTCCTTCCGCATGAACACGTTGTCGTCGTCCGGGGCTGTCAGCGAAACGAATTCCGGCGCTTGGCGGAGTTGGTAGATAAAGGGTTTGAGCGGGCGGTTGAGGCAGGCCACATACCACTCCGTGGGATGGTCCGCCAGTTCCGGAGCGAGAAGAAGGTTCGCGGAGTTTTTCCAAACGTTGCTTTGCGACCCGCCCGCCGTGGCGTCGCCGATGATCACGTCGGCGGTGAGGATTGACCGCGCCACCTTCTCCAACTGCGGCGGTATGATCAGCGTGTCCGGGATGATCCCCAACGGGTTTCCGGCGTCGTTGATATAGCTCATCATCGCCGCGCGGACCGCGCCGTAGTTATCGGCGGTCAACGCGGTGGCGGCAAACAGGTTTGAGAACGGGGTCTGTGCTCCGTTCGGGTGATCCGTGGCGAAAAACGGTTTCCCGTCGAAAGCCAAATTCGTTTCCCCGGCCTTGAGGATCGCGGCCAGGAGCTCCGCCGGGTGGAGTTTTGCCGCCCGCGCCAGGCTTTCAAGGAGAGGGGTGAAAAGCCCCAGGTTGTCGTCCAGGATGTTGTTTCGCGGAACGCCCAGGGTCAGTTCAAAATCTTTGTTCTTCAGGTAATAACCGGCGGCGGCGAGGCTCTTTATCACGCGCTCGCCGATCCACTCCCGCATATTCGGCATCATACCGATCCATGCGTATTCCTCCCCCGCCGTGGTGGACTTTACTTCCGTCCACAGTTTGGGGAGGTCGGATGTCACGCTGTCAAAGGCCCCCTGGAAAATGAGTTTAAATCCACGGTATAGCGTCTGCAGTGTGGCTCCGTTGACCACAAGCCCCAGCATAAGCGGAAGCGAGTCGAAGCCAGCCGGGGGAAGCGGCGAGCCGCCGTGGCACGTGCCGCACAGGGCGTAGATGGCGGCGGTGAAAAGCCCCATCACTATCAAAAGCAGGTTTTTCATTTTAGTTTCCTTGGTTGTGATTTCTTGGTTGTTGGTTACCGCGCCAGGTCCACCCACACTTCCGTGGCGGACACGTAGCCGGTGATCTTGCCCGCGCGCACGTGGCGCAGCTGGATGTTGTCGCTCTTGTCCGCGTTGGGGATGTTCGCGGCGGTTACCACCGCCAGTATCTGCGCTCCGTCCGTGGCGGTGAGAACGAATTCCCCGCCCGCACCAACGTTCACGGCGGAGCCGCCGCCGTAGCCGAGCGTTGTGCCTGCGGCGGTGAAGGCAAGCGCGCGCGTTCCGCCACGGCTTGTGGCGATGCGCTTTAACACAACGCCGGTGACGTTCACCGGCTGGGCCGCGATGCCGCGCCCCACAGTGGCGTCGTCCACCACGTAGGCGTCCTCGCCCACGTCCGCCTGGGTCATCGCCCCGGCGCCCGTCAGCTCGTGCACGTCCTCCCGGTATCCCTCCACGGTGATGGCGCCGTTGGTTCCACCGGTGTTGTCCGCCTCGATGCGCGCCACGCCAAGAAAGTGTTCCCCCGCCGTGTCCGTGGCCGGGGCGGCATAGCCGGTGGCCTTGGCGCTCACCAGCGCCCCTTCATATATTTTCGCGGCGGCGGCAACGGGCGCGGCGAAAAGATCGTCCCCTTTTCTGGTTATCTGTTTCCCTGATGTCAAAGCCATTTTCGTTTTCTCCAGTTTGCGTTATTTGTTTTTTTTCTTGCCCGCCTACGAAACCTTCGCCAGGTCTTCGGGTTTCAGCCCAAGCTGGTTTGCGATCAGCTTCACTTCGTCGGTCACCACGCCGGCGTTGGCGGCCACCTTTTTCCCGTCCGCTCCCGACGCGGCCAGCGGCACGATCACCTGGGCGTTGGCTATGTAGCCTCTAAATCCCTCCGGATTTTCCGCCGCGTAGCCAAGCGCCCACGCCTTCTGCGCGGGGGTAAGTTTCCCGGCTGCCAGCGCGTCGTTCACCAGCAGTTCCGCGCCGCGCTGTTTTTCGGCGGACTCCATCGCGGTGATCCGCGCCTGCATCGCGGACACATCAGCCGGGTTGTACGCGGGCGGGGCCAGGAGCTCCGTGAGCCTGGCGGTGGCGGCGGTGAAATCGTTCACCTGCAGTCTGGCCAGCAATCCGGCGCTGCCCGCGCTGTTCGCCTGGAGCTTCTCCACGGCGGCGATGGCGTCCGCCTCCGTTGCGGTCTCGGCCAGGCCGAGTTTCTTCAAAAGGTCTTTCATTTTGGGTTTCTCCTGTTGCGTTGAAAATTGAGTCTGGTTCGATAACGGCGGCATCGCCGGTATGTTCGGATTATTGGTCAACCCCAGGTTGACAAGCTTTGTGATTACGCCCCCATTCGCCATGAACACCGGGGAAAGAAACCTATATTTTTTGTCCCTGATAAGCGTGGCGGCGTCGTCGTTCCATTTGATCGTGGCAGTGAGCCCGGCGGGCGTGATTTTCGCCGTGTTCCACAGCACCCATCCCGCCGCGATCGCTTTTTGAGGATCATCACTTTTGATGCTGTTATGAAGGTAATCCACGCAAACGTCGCGACCGTCAGCGGACATGGCGGCAAGCATTCTCTCCACCGCAGGGGCGTCCACCAACTGCAACCCCGCCGTGTGCGGGTGCTCGCCGTAAGGGGCAAGCACGGTTTCCTGCAAAAGCCCGTCGGCGATCTCCGTTGAGACATTTAATAATAATGTAACCAGCATGTTCAGAAATTCCTCCCTGGATCGCTTACCGCGCCGAACCGGGCCAGCGCGGGGTTGGTGAATCCATCGGCGTACTTGATGTTTTTGTCCGGGCGGGTGATGGAATAGTTTTCATATTTGCTCACCGGCGCCACCGTGCAACGGCAGTTAAAGTGAAAGGGCGGCCAGTGGGTCTTCCAATAAGCGTCCCCGCGCGGCAACGTCACACCGGAGAGCGCGCCGCAGATCGGGCAGGTGTTCTCGTCCCCGGCGGTGTGGATCGTGTACGCCTCAAACACGTCCGCCACGTATTCCCCCTGGTATGCCATATGGCGCTGGGCTTCGTATGCGCTGGCGAGATTCGTGCGGAACACCGTTTCGGCGTGGGCGCGGTCTATAAAGTCCACGCCGGTCTGCTCCGCTTCCGCCAGCCAGCCTCGGAAGGTGAGCAACTCCGTTTTTTTATCGTTGAGGGCTTTTGTGAAAAGGTCCTTTAACCGCCGGATCGCTCCCACATCTTCGTTTTGCGCCACGGTGAATGCGCTCATCTTTTCCCGCGCGGTGAGCGCGTCGAAATCTTCCGCCGGCAACGAAAGCTTGTTTATCCACCAGGCGCGTGCCACATCCGGGGTGATCACTGATTTTGGGACGGACGAATGATCCAGCGCGTTGACCCATAATGAATTCGCGGTCACCGCTTTTGCCATTGCCCCCGCCGCTTCCGCCTTCGCCACCGCCTCGGCGGCCACGGCGGCGGTGAGGAACATCGCAAGCAGCGCTTTGTATATCCCGCTCCCCTCTATCTCGGCGGGTGTCATCGGGCGGATATCCTCGCCGTCCACGCGCCGCGCCACATCCGCATATAGCTCCGCGTATGCCTGCGGCGCCAGCCGCACTTCCGCGTCGTTGAATATTTCGTCCACGGCGGCCACGGTGGAGGCGCTGGCCGCCGCCAGGCTGTTCGCCCGCAGGCTGTTTGGTGTTTGCTGTGCGGCTTGTGCCGGATCACCCGGTTGCGGCGCCTGCGGCATGTCCGGCGCGGCGGCGCGGGGCGTCACTTCATAGCCGGTGATTTTCTGCACCACATCGGCGGGCACGTCGTAGCCAAGATTTTTTACTTTTTGCAGATTGTCAAGTTCCACGCCCACGTTGATCACTTCCTCGGAGCCCATCGCCCACGCGGGGTATTCATCCTGCGGGCCGTAGTTAAAATCAACCAGTGGTATCACCAGATCGCGCATGATGGTGGCTTCCAGCGCGCGGGCGTCCTCGTCCGTCACCATGTTCACGGTGTTCTCGTGCACCTGGGCCATCGCAAGCGAGGAGCTTGATTTCTGCTGGTCACCGGAAAGGGTCTGGCTTGTGATCCGCTTGCTTGCCAGCGATTCGGCCCAACTTATAAACGCGCTGTGCGGCGCTGTCCCCGTGATGGAGTTTGACAATATTTCGATCGCGGTGTCATCGCTGATCACCGCCGCCGCGTCCACACCCATCCCCTGCACGGCGGCTTTCAGCGCGTCCCTGTCCGCCTGGGGAGTGCTGGGCTTGTATTTGCCCACGCGCATCGGCACGGCGTAAAGATCAAGCAGAGTGAGCCAGTCCTTGATCCCTATCTGCGTGAACAGGTACAGCCAGGAGAGCGAGCGATACAGCCCGCTTTGCACGGCGTGATCCCATATCGCCAGCGGCGCGTGATAAATAAAGCGGGCGCGGTCCAGTTCCAGCCCCGTCGGGTTTTCCCGCGTCTGCCAGCGCGGGAAATCCAAAAGGGTCTGCGGCGATGTGATATCCATGTAGGCGAACCAGCGGAACGGTTTCACCGTGTCTATTTTTTCGATCACCACTTCGCTTCCGCGAAGGATCCAGAATATTTCCCCCAACGCGGCGCCGCAGCCTATCCCCTGCCACACGAGGGCTTTTAACGACGGCGTGAAATTTTCAATCGCTTTTATTTTTGCTTCCACGAATCCGGCGATTTCCCGCGCCTTCGCATCCGGCTCTTTGCCGTCCACCGCCGCCGGCGTGACGCTCCATTTAAGCCCGGTGGTGCGGCTCACGCGGTTCTGCATCTCCGCCATCGCGTGGTAGTATTTCTGTTCAAGCTCGGTGAAGATCACCCCCGCCGCGTGGCAGTCCCCAGCGTCCAGGGCGGACTTTAGCCGAGTGGCCTTTATCACCCCGATGCTGTTATGGCTGTAGTAAGGGACGACGGCCTGGGGCGTGTCCACCGGGGCTATCTTTTTTTTCTTTTTCGGTTTTGCGGCCACGGCGGTCATAGCGCCACTCCCGCAAGTTCGCCCGCGTTTTCCACCCGCACGGCGTTATAGCTGGCGCGGCGGGAGACGGTGGAGTATTCGGCGCGGCGGGATTTAAATCTGTCCAATATCCGCACGGCGGCCTCCAGTGCGTCCGGCCCGTCGTCATGCACGGTGGACGAGCCGAAATACACCAGCTGCTCGATCAGCGTTTCCTGGTCCGTCTGGTTGCGGGTGAAAAGCAGCTTCCCGCTTTCGATCAGCGGGGAGAGGCTTTCGATCCGCGCCTCTTTGTTGCTGTGGTTCTCGATCATACGGAGCGGCAGGCGCACCCCGCGTTCTTTTTCGATCTCCTCGTAATCGCGCTTTAAAAGTTTTTGAAATCCGTTGCTCTCAAAGCCCACGTCAATCGAGGCGTGCGGATACAGCGCGCGCAGGGCCTCGTAAATGTCAAACACGCCGTTGATGGAGGCGGAGAGGCTTTCCTTGCGGATGCGCGCCATGAGCACACGCGCCGTGGCGCCAGCCGATCCGACGGCCACGGTGGCCTTGTAGTCGTTCTTTTTTGTTTCGCCGATGGATGGGTCCGTGTAAATCGCGATGGCCTCTATCGCGGCGCCGTCTTCACGCGCCTCGCGGATCCATTCCTCGCGGAACGCCCCTTCGTCGTCTTTCGGATCGTTCATATATTCGGCGTTGAACGCCCGGCTTCCGATCTGCGTCCGGATGTCTATCAGGTAATCTAGTGTGAAGCGCGAGGGGAAAAGAGGTTCGCCCTCAATCGTGATGGCGCGGTAAATCCGCGTGACGTACAGGGGCGCTTCGGAGCCTTCCTGTTTCATCGTCATCAAGCGCGCCAGGGCGGACTTTTTGGAAAGCAATGTGCCGACGATCACCCCCGTCCACCCTTTCGGATTCATCGCGGGGATGACGACACGCAAAACCCAGTCCAGCGTTTTTTCAACCCGGCGGGGATTTTTCTGTTCCTCGTCGTTTTCTATGTCATCGCCGACAAACGCGTCCGGCCTGTGCGGGCCGTTGCGAAGGCCGCGCAAGCTCGCGCCTTTGCCCCGCGCCACGATCATCACCCCCTGCCGCGTGACGATTTCGGAAGCCTCCCAACTGCCGTCCTGGTAAAACTCGCCGAAATCGTTTTTCAGCCGCTCGTTGTTTTTCAGTTCTTCGGCCACGAAGCTCAAAAGGTTTTCCGCCTGGGTCTGCGTGTCGCTGGCGAGGATCGCAAGGAGCCGCTTGTTGTATGCCGTCCAGTGTAATATTTTCATCAGCGAGAACACGGCGCTTTTTCCGTGCCCGCGCGGCGCGCAGACCAGCGTGAGTTTGCAGATTATCTCCGCAAGATCATTCCACTCGCGATGAAATTCCGGCGTTTCGTCCGTGACGTAATGCGGGAGGTACGTGTCGGCGAAAAGGAACACGTCGCGCTCGCAGGCGGCCTTGCGCGCCCGCTTTTTCTCCGGTGTGTCATCCTCGAACGCGGGAGCGGCGGCGCGGCGCTTCCGCGCGATGGCTTTTAAAGCCTTGTCCCTTTGCGCCCGCGTCATTTTCGCCATTGTCAGCCCGTCACTTTCTCGGCGGCCCTTTGCAGATACGCGCCCACAAGCTGGGCCGCTTCGGCGTGGCCGTCGTTTTCCAGCATGGTCACAAGCGCCGTGGCGAACTCCGTGATAATCGTGTTCGGGTCCGCGTCGTGGCGAAGTTCGCGCATGATTTTCAGGAGCGCGAATACGGACTGTTTGTCCCCGCGCTTCGCCTGGTCGCCGAAAGTTTTGGCCGACACGATCAGGTCGCGCGTGATGCTCTGCCCGAGAGTCTTAAAATCGCGCTGGTCCTGCGCCCATCCGTCCTTCGCGCTCCAGCTTTTCAGCGTAGAAATTGGCACACCCGTTTTTTCGCTGACCGACTCCAAAGACCATCCCTGCTGGACGTACAGGGTGTACGCCTCGGTGTAGCGGTCATAGCCGCTCTGCGCGGCTTCAGCGGCTGGCATCGGCGGTGATCCCCACATCGGCCTTCAGTCCCTGATAAACGTCCACACCGGCCGGCGTGATTTTGGCGGTGTAGTTATTTGCCTTGCCGACACGTATCTCACGGAGGGTCACAAGGGTCTTGCCTGCCAGATACCAGAGGTGATACTGCACATCGGCAAGCTCCACCGCGCCGAAGCCGTCCTCGGCGAAACGCTCCGCCAGGTCCACGTCCTCAACGTATATCGCCGGTTTCTCCGCCAGGTGCGCCAGCA
The genomic region above belongs to Nitrospinota bacterium and contains:
- a CDS encoding phage virion morphogenesis protein gives rise to the protein MLVIKISGDAPGKLAAASGKLRDLTPAMRAIGAFELGATLKTFGSEGRPNKWPALAESTAAYKAKKKKTKMLMMSGMLRRSMTVKAGSRKVDIGSSLPYSAIHQFGGDAGRGHKSKIPARPYLVVLDEDIAVINKIMGDYVRGALA
- a CDS encoding DUF1320 family protein; protein product: MYCAVTDVKAKLDTTWLSTLAANDAGTVDDSIITAAIVAADAAIDAYVRAFYAVPLSPVPSSVRDISATLAVGKLVQRKGLDFANWQAAWDDALGKLKLIASGILKLDGVEMKVYTAAPSNPVIIPGRRNTGGDALDGF
- a CDS encoding Mu-like prophage major head subunit gpT family protein, with product MLGLVVNGATLQTLYRGFKLIFQGAFDSVTSDLPKLWTEVKSTTAGEEYAWIGMMPNMREWIGERVIKSLAAAGYYLKNKDFELTLGVPRNNILDDNLGLFTPLLESLARAAKLHPAELLAAILKAGETNLAFDGKPFFATDHPNGAQTPFSNLFAATALTADNYGAVRAAMMSYINDAGNPLGIIPDTLIIPPQLEKVARSILTADVIIGDATAGGSQSNVWKNSANLLLAPELADHPTEWYVACLNRPLKPFIYQLRQAPEFVSLTAPDDDNVFMRKEYLYGVDYRGNVGYGLPHLIAKARA
- a CDS encoding DUF935 family protein, whose translation is MTAVAAKPKKKKKIAPVDTPQAVVPYYSHNSIGVIKATRLKSALDAGDCHAAGVIFTELEQKYYHAMAEMQNRVSRTTGLKWSVTPAAVDGKEPDAKAREIAGFVEAKIKAIENFTPSLKALVWQGIGCGAALGEIFWILRGSEVVIEKIDTVKPFRWFAYMDITSPQTLLDFPRWQTRENPTGLELDRARFIYHAPLAIWDHAVQSGLYRSLSWLYLFTQIGIKDWLTLLDLYAVPMRVGKYKPSTPQADRDALKAAVQGMGVDAAAVISDDTAIEILSNSITGTAPHSAFISWAESLASKRITSQTLSGDQQKSSSSLAMAQVHENTVNMVTDEDARALEATIMRDLVIPLVDFNYGPQDEYPAWAMGSEEVINVGVELDNLQKVKNLGYDVPADVVQKITGYEVTPRAAAPDMPQAPQPGDPAQAAQQTPNSLRANSLAAASASTVAAVDEIFNDAEVRLAPQAYAELYADVARRVDGEDIRPMTPAEIEGSGIYKALLAMFLTAAVAAEAVAKAEAAGAMAKAVTANSLWVNALDHSSVPKSVITPDVARAWWINKLSLPAEDFDALTAREKMSAFTVAQNEDVGAIRRLKDLFTKALNDKKTELLTFRGWLAEAEQTGVDFIDRAHAETVFRTNLASAYEAQRHMAYQGEYVADVFEAYTIHTAGDENTCPICGALSGVTLPRGDAYWKTHWPPFHFNCRCTVAPVSKYENYSITRPDKNIKYADGFTNPALARFGAVSDPGRNF
- the terL gene encoding phage terminase large subunit; this translates as MAKMTRAQRDKALKAIARKRRAAAPAFEDDTPEKKRARKAACERDVFLFADTYLPHYVTDETPEFHREWNDLAEIICKLTLVCAPRGHGKSAVFSLMKILHWTAYNKRLLAILASDTQTQAENLLSFVAEELKNNERLKNDFGEFYQDGSWEASEIVTRQGVMIVARGKGASLRGLRNGPHRPDAFVGDDIENDEEQKNPRRVEKTLDWVLRVVIPAMNPKGWTGVIVGTLLSKKSALARLMTMKQEGSEAPLYVTRIYRAITIEGEPLFPSRFTLDYLIDIRTQIGSRAFNAEYMNDPKDDEGAFREEWIREAREDGAAIEAIAIYTDPSIGETKKNDYKATVAVGSAGATARVLMARIRKESLSASINGVFDIYEALRALYPHASIDVGFESNGFQKLLKRDYEEIEKERGVRLPLRMIENHSNKEARIESLSPLIESGKLLFTRNQTDQETLIEQLVYFGSSTVHDDGPDALEAAVRILDRFKSRRAEYSTVSRRASYNAVRVENAGELAGVAL